ACATGGTTTTCTCGAAAATGGTTGCTGTTTTTTGAGTCTGCCAGTTTTCCCACATTGTGAAAAGAGTAAATGAGAACCCGGATACAAGGATTAGAGATATTAGTGTAAAAGGGAGAAGGAGTTTTTTTCGTACAGTTCTGTTTTCTTTTACCTCTTCAGTGCTCCGTTTTCCGGTAATGACATTTTTTATCAAACCAAAAGTCTTGCTTGATATCATCACTTAAGACCTTTCTGAACTTTTCGTTATCATTTGCACAGTCAACATCAGGATCTGCTAAGAAGACTGTGTTCAGAAAAATAATTTTAATAATAAACGTTTGGGGTTAGTTTTATTGAAAAGTGAGAAAAAAAGGGTATTTTCTCACTGACTAAAGGAAAACAGGTGGATCATTGCAGGAGAGAGGCTTGGCTTCTACAAATTAGAAATAATTTTCTGAGCTATTTTGCCCAAAGGCAAAATGGTTTGTGCCCCCCCCAACTCAATGGCCTCCTTGGGCATTCCAAATACCACACAACTCTCCTCATCCTGAGCGATTGTAAATGCACCAGCCTGTTTCATTGCAAGCAGTCCTTTTGCTCCATCTTTTCCCATGCCCGTAAGAATTACTCCAATGGAATTAGCTCCCGCATAACGCGCAACGGAGTTAAACAACACCTCAACTGCGGGTCTCTGATGATACACCATGGGACCGGTTTTCAGTTCAACATAATAATTAGCTCCGGAACGCTTCAGGAGCATGTGAAGGTTACCCGGAGCAATCAGTGCTTTTCCCGGAACAACCCGTTCACCATTTTCCGCCTCCCTGACTTCAATGTCACAGAGTGAATTTAAACGCTGTGCATAGGAGCGGGTGAAATGCTGTGGCATGTGTTGTACAATGACAGTACCAGGAGCGGTTACCGGAAAAGAAGTGAGAACCTTTCTGATTGCTTCGGTACCTCCGGTTGAAGCCCCTATGGCAATAATTTTATTTGTAGTTTTGGTCATCGACAAACGTTTACTACTAATAGTGTTCTCAGCAATAACTTTTGACTTTTTATCCATGTCAACCAAAGCAGCGGCTTTGATTTTGTAAATTAGAGCTTCTGACATATCTCCAACTGTATATGCTTCCCCTGGTTTGCACATAATATCAACTGCACCCGCATCCATAGCTTCAAGTGCCAAATCTCCCCCTTTTGTTGTAAGGGAAGAGACCACAATCACAGGCAGTGGGTAATGCTTCATGAGCTTGCGAAGAAATGTAATACCATCCATCCGTGGCATTTCCACATCGAGGGTAATCACGTGAGGTTTCAGCGCGACAATTTTATCTCTTGCAACGTAAGGGTCAGGGGCAGTACCAATGATTTCGATAAGTGGATCACGGGAAAGCTCCCTTGAGAGGATATCTCTTACTACAGCAGAATCATCTACTATAAGTACTTTTATTTTTTCCATGGTTCTGTTTCCCGTAAGCGAATTGAATTTATTTAGAAATATGAAGTGAAATCAAAAATGGCTTTTCTTCCACAGAAAAACAGAGTACATTTTCATCATTGAGATTTCTCATGGCTTTTTCACAGCCATATTTAACCAAAGAAGGCGTGGAGAGTATAAACACCTCCTTTTCACCGAATACATTGGTAAGAAACTGTCCGCAGATGATGTTCAAAGCTTCTTTGAATGCATCAGCAGCTTTGTTCACCACCTGCTGATCTTCAGGTTCAAGCCCAAGCATATTAGCCGCAAGAATACAACATGTACTCTCCGGAGCTGCCATGCGAAGCTCCCCACAACTAACCCCTGTAAAGGAGATAATCGAAGAGTAATAAGTCTTATCATTAAACACTGCACAATCTTTATCTAAAAGATCAGAGAATAAAAAGGCCATATTTTCCATTGTAGTGGAAAATGTAGTGTTCAGAGTTTCTAACAATTCAGTATCCACAACACCACCTTTGTGAAAAAGATGTTTTCTACAATTGACTATTGTCACCCAAGACATCAATAACAGTATCCTTAAAAATCTCCGGAGTTACAGGCTTTCTCACAAAGGCCCTGACACCCTTTGACATAAGCTCCTCAACCCGTGTCTGACTTCCCTCGGTTGAAACAATGACCACAGGAGTTGAATTTATTTGTCCAGTTTTATGCATGTGGTCCACCATTTCAATACCACTCATAACCGGCATATTAATATCTGCAAACACAATATCGATCCAGTTATTCTCCAGCATATCGAGAGCGATTTGTCCGTTTTCAGCTTCAAAGAGCTGATTAACCTCTATCCCTGACATGTTGATGGTTTTAAGAAGAACAGCCCGGATAGTTTCTGAGTCATCAACGATAAGAATGTTATATGCCATATTTATTTA
The sequence above is drawn from the Chitinispirillum alkaliphilum genome and encodes:
- a CDS encoding Chemotaxis response regulator protein-glutamate methylesterase CheB; the protein is MEKIKVLIVDDSAVVRDILSRELSRDPLIEIIGTAPDPYVARDKIVALKPHVITLDVEMPRMDGITFLRKLMKHYPLPVIVVSSLTTKGGDLALEAMDAGAVDIMCKPGEAYTVGDMSEALIYKIKAAALVDMDKKSKVIAENTISSKRLSMTKTTNKIIAIGASTGGTEAIRKVLTSFPVTAPGTVIVQHMPQHFTRSYAQRLNSLCDIEVREAENGERVVPGKALIAPGNLHMLLKRSGANYYVELKTGPMVYHQRPAVEVLFNSVARYAGANSIGVILTGMGKDGAKGLLAMKQAGAFTIAQDEESCVVFGMPKEAIELGGAQTILPLGKIAQKIISNL
- a CDS encoding Chemotaxis regulator CheY, whose amino-acid sequence is MAYNILIVDDSETIRAVLLKTINMSGIEVNQLFEAENGQIALDMLENNWIDIVFADINMPVMSGIEMVDHMHKTGQINSTPVVIVSTEGSQTRVEELMSKGVRAFVRKPVTPEIFKDTVIDVLGDNSQL